The Fragaria vesca subsp. vesca linkage group LG2, FraVesHawaii_1.0, whole genome shotgun sequence genome includes a window with the following:
- the LOC101293461 gene encoding putative disease resistance protein RGA3-like, which produces MPLFSRWNPVVTNFNLGHKVKEIRERLTEIEKDKIEFDLVEMTKIADDHSVPQGMQYNQRETDSLVEASGVIGRDDDKELIFSHLLHNTDISNEDNVYVISILGMGGLGKTTLAKLVYNDSVVEENFEVKMWVCVSENFEVKSLILKNINAITDQKCEDESLDRMKRSLQDTLRGRKFLLVLDDVWDTESIGVTPEKWLGLKSLLSVGANGSRILVTTRNRSIALLVNLSYMHSLKGLSHKDYISLFIKRAFKKGEEQCYPRLIEIGEDIVNKCGGVPLAVATLGSMLYLNREPHRWLSVRDDDMWSIGNDHILPTLKLSYDALPQHLKPCFAFCSLFPKDFEFHGDFLVYLWVAQGYLKTCKKNEDLDKMGMDYIIHFCSRSLFQVANDLRTRMIFKMHDLVHDIAISVAQAEYSTVNFRPSSAFEMVRHVSISEKDLLGEEAQVPDFLFKSTKLRTFLIPYGDGKMMNQHFVKTCISRFKYMRVLDVSGSPLEKLPSSIDGPQGLRSFLIRTSDLEALPSWLEDYAIVLQSIAVKQCDNLTELPELQIFTFLEQLLIKSCSNLLALPQGLHCLTELRELKINGCPKLSKSCKRQLKGENWSKFAREAKIELDSDVDTNEEEDKDEGVFDDHNAISSDN; this is translated from the exons ATGCCACTTTTTTCGCGTTGGAATCCAGTAGTGACTAACTTCAATCTGGGACATAAAGTGAAAGAAATTAGAGAGCGACTAACTGAAATTGAGAAAGATAAGATTGAGTTTGATCTCGTTGAGATGACCAAGATAGCTGATGATCATAGTGTGCCCCAAGGGATGCAATACAATCAAAGAGAAACTGATTCCTTGGTAGAGGCTTCAGGAGTTATTGGGAGAGATGATGATAAAGAGCTAATTTTTAGTCATCTCTTACATAACACTGATATCTCTAATGAGGATAATGTTTATGTTATTTCAATCCTTGGGATGGGGGGATTGGGTAAGACAACTCTGGCTAAATTGGTGTACAATGATAGCGTGGTAGAGGAGAATTTTGAGGTGAAAATGTGGGTATGTGTCTCAGAAAACTTTGAAGTTAAATCATTAATTCTCAAGAATATCAATGCTATAACTGATCAAAAATGTGAGGATGAAAGTTTGGACCGTATGAAAAGAAGTTTGCAAGATACTTTGAGAGGTAGAAAGTTTTTGTTAGTGTTAGATGATGTTTGGGATACGGAGTCTATTGGAGTAACACCAGAAAAATGGTTGGGTTTAAAAAGTCTGTTAAGTGTGGGAGCTAATGGAAGCAGAATCCTCGTAACAACACGAAATAGATCAATTGCTTTACTCGTGAATCTTTCATACATGCATTCTTTGAAAGGTCTTTCCCACAAAGACTACATATCCTTGTTCATCAAAAGGGCATTCAAGAAAGGAGAGGAGCAATGCTATCCACGCTTGATAGAAATTGGAGAGGATATTGTGAACAAGTGTGGAGGAGTTCCTTTAGCTGTAGCAACTCTAGGGAGCATGCTCTATTTGAACAGAGAGCCACACCGATGGTTGAGTGTGAGAGATGATGACATGTGGAGTATAGGAAATGATCATATTCTACCTACACTCAAATTGAGCTATGATGCATTGCCACAACACTTGAAACCATGTTTTGCATTTTGTTCACTTTTCCCAAAGGATTTTGAATTCCATGGTGACTTTCTGGTTTACCTGTGGGTAGCACAAGGCTACCTCAAAACATGTAAAAAAAATGAAGATCTTGATAAAATGGGCATGGACTATATAATACATTTCTGCTCTAGATCATTGTTTCAAGTTGCAAACGATTTAAGAACCAGAATGATATTTAAAATGCATGATCTAGTTCATGATATAGCAATTTCAGTGGCACAAGCAGAATACTCCACAGTCAATTTTCGTCCCTCTAGTGCTTTTGAAATGGTTCGACATGTGTCAATATCCGAAAAGGACTTGCTTGGAGAAGAAGCACAAGTGCCTGATTTCTTATTCAAGTCAACCAAATTACGAACCTTTCTAATTCCATATGGAGATGGCAAGATGATGAATCAACATTTTGTGAAGACATGCATCTCGAGATTCAAATATATGCGCGTGCTAGATGTCAGTGGGTCGCCCCTTGAGAAGCTACCAAGTTCCATTG ACGGCCCTCAAGGTCTTAGATCATTTTTGATCCGCACTTCAGATTTGGAGGCTTTGCCTTCCTGGCTTGAAGATTATGCAATAGTTTTGCAGAGCATAGCAGTCAAACAGTGTGATAATTTGACTGAACTTCCGGAATTGCAAATATTTACATTCCTCGAGCAACTGTTGATTAAAAGTTGTTCCAATTTGTTAGCTTTACCGCAAGGGTTACATTGCCTCACTGAGTTGAGAGAATTGAAAATTAATGGTT